One part of the Aurantibacillus circumpalustris genome encodes these proteins:
- a CDS encoding DUF1801 domain-containing protein, with product MAECVDHFFNAQDEPYRSCLLFLRSFILDFSERVEEQRKNNTPFYYYQKKWFCFISYDPKGKEIYISFVHGNKISHPTLLSEGRKKMKIFRIDAHEDIDIKSLEEILTMAIKIHASS from the coding sequence ATGGCCGAATGCGTTGATCATTTTTTTAATGCGCAAGACGAGCCTTATAGAAGTTGTCTTCTTTTTCTACGCAGCTTTATACTTGACTTTTCAGAAAGGGTTGAAGAACAACGAAAAAACAATACGCCCTTTTATTATTATCAAAAAAAATGGTTTTGTTTTATTTCCTATGATCCCAAGGGTAAAGAGATCTACATTAGTTTTGTACATGGAAATAAAATTAGTCATCCAACACTTTTAAGCGAAGGAAGAAAAAAAATGAAGATTTTTCGAATAGATGCTCATGAAGACATTGATATTAAAAGTCTTGAAGAGATTCTGACAATGGCAATTAAAATACACGCT